In Oxyura jamaicensis isolate SHBP4307 breed ruddy duck chromosome 23, BPBGC_Ojam_1.0, whole genome shotgun sequence, a single window of DNA contains:
- the LOC118177816 gene encoding transcription factor E2F2-like, which yields MSPGNGVFGAMSSGLATPARPAPCHLPPPPHAKDLSWWRGGIFSALPAAPKSPGEKTRYDTSLGLLTKKFVHLLSESADGVLDLNRAAEVLGVQKRRIYDITNVLEGIQLIRKKSKNNIQWMGTGIFEDAAAAAERQALRGELAELGKAERALEQLLQDCALQLRQLTDHEDNQRLAYVTYQDLRTISNFQEQTVIAVKAPPETRLEVPDFSEDNLQLHLKSTNGPIEVYLCPEEITEDSPTKQHGVPSAATPPPQDSSTHPSLQNDPEPPGASPQPLRGHRAPSLSPSLPLSSPGGPGSLLEVGTGLLGSPQHLLQQTEDQLPCAPSYLDSGPFVTFSPPLEQDDYLWGLEDGEGVSDLFEAYDLGELLKN from the exons ATGTCCCCAGGTAATGGGGTCTTTGGGGCCATGTCCTCAG GTTTAGCGACCCCGGCGCGGCCGGCCCCGtgccacctccccccccccccccacgctaAGGACCTCTCCTGGTGGCGGGGGGGGATTTTCTCTgctctccccgcagcccccaaaTCCCCCGGGGAGAAGACGCGCTACGACACCTCGCTGGGGCTGCTCACCAAGAAGTTCGTCCACCTGCTGAGTGAGTCGGCCGACGGCGTGCTGGACCTCAACCGCGCCGCCgaggtgctgggggtgcagaAGCGGCGCATCTACGACATCACCAACGTGCTGGAGGGCATCCAGCTCATCCGCAAGAAGTCCAAGAACAACATCCAGTGGAT GGGGACGGGGATCTTCGAGgacgcggcggcggcggccgagcGGCAGGCGCTGCGCGGGGAGCTGGCCGAGCTGGGCAAGGCGGAGAGGGcgctggagcagctcctgcaggactgCGCCCTGCAGCTCCGGCAGCTGACGGACCACGAGGACAACCAGAG GCTGGCGTACGTCACCTACCAGGACCTCCGCACCATCAGCAACTTCCAGGAGCAGACGGTGATCGCCGTGAAGGCTCCCCCCGAGACGAGGCTGGAGGTGCCGGATTTCAGcgag GACAACCTGCAGCTCCACCTGAAGAGCACCAACGGCCCCATCGAGGTGTACCTGTGCCCGGAGGAGATCACGGAGGACAGCCCCACCAAGCAGCACGGCGTCCCTTCTGCCGCCACTCCCCCCCCGCAGGACAGCAGCACCCACCCCTCCCTACAAAACgaccccgagccccccggcgcATCCCCGCAGCCCCTCCGTGGGCACCGTGCCCCGTCCTtgtccccgtccctgcccctctccagccCGGGGGGACCCGGCTcgctgctggaggtggggaCGGGGCTCCTGggctccccccagcacctcctgcagcagacGGAGGACCAGCTGCCCTGCGCCCCCTCCTACCTGGACTCGGGCCCCTTCGTCACCTTCTCGCCCCCCCTGGAGCAGGACGACTACCTCTGGGGGCTGGAGGACGGCGAGGGCGTCAGCGACCTCTTCGAGGCGTACGacctgggggagctgctgaaGAACTGA